A window from Erythrobacter sp. YJ-T3-07 encodes these proteins:
- the dapF gene encoding diaminopimelate epimerase has product MRLPFIKMHGLGNDFVILDGREIDLPSLDTAQIRALADRHRGIGFDQLIVLGPSDEADLAMRIHNADGGEVEACGNATRAVAVLHGQPASIATAGGTLRVRPGENMAEAAMGRARFDWQDIPLAYAMDTREMPLGWDMLERPSAVNVGNPHIVFFVDDARAVPLETLGAEIETDPLFPERINVNVAQILSRKAIRLRVWERGAGLTLACGTGACATATVAYRQGLVDAEVEVTLPGGTLTIRHDEEGGIHMAGPASEAFRGTFELDDYS; this is encoded by the coding sequence ATGCGCCTTCCCTTCATCAAGATGCACGGCCTGGGCAATGACTTCGTGATCCTCGACGGGCGCGAGATCGACCTGCCCTCCCTCGACACCGCGCAGATCCGCGCGCTGGCGGACCGGCATCGCGGGATCGGCTTCGACCAGCTGATCGTGCTCGGCCCGTCGGACGAGGCGGACCTCGCGATGCGGATCCACAATGCCGACGGCGGCGAGGTGGAGGCATGCGGCAATGCGACCCGCGCGGTCGCGGTCCTGCATGGCCAGCCCGCCAGCATCGCCACAGCCGGCGGCACGCTGCGCGTGCGCCCGGGCGAGAACATGGCCGAAGCCGCGATGGGCCGCGCACGGTTCGACTGGCAGGACATCCCGCTTGCCTACGCGATGGACACGCGCGAGATGCCGCTGGGCTGGGACATGCTCGAACGGCCGAGCGCGGTGAATGTCGGCAACCCGCACATCGTGTTTTTCGTCGACGACGCGCGCGCCGTGCCGCTGGAAACGCTCGGCGCGGAGATCGAGACCGACCCGCTGTTTCCCGAGCGGATCAACGTCAATGTCGCGCAGATCCTGTCGCGCAAGGCGATCCGGTTGCGCGTATGGGAGCGCGGTGCCGGGCTCACGCTGGCCTGCGGTACCGGGGCCTGCGCCACTGCGACCGTCGCCTATCGCCAGGGGCTGGTCGATGCCGAGGTCGAGGTGACGCTGCCCGGCGGCACGCTGACCATCCGCCACGACGAGGAAGGCGGCATCCACATGGCAGGCCCTGCCAGCGAAGCGTTTCGCGGCACCTTCGAGCTGGACGATTATTCTTGA
- a CDS encoding CsbD family protein has protein sequence MGELKSKVEGNVNEAIGKAKQQSNDPETRADGKGQEVKGKAQQAKGEVQGALGDDI, from the coding sequence ATGGGTGAACTGAAGAGTAAGGTCGAAGGCAACGTCAACGAAGCCATTGGCAAGGCCAAACAGCAGTCGAACGACCCCGAAACCCGCGCCGACGGCAAGGGTCAGGAAGTCAAGGGCAAGGCCCAGCAGGCCAAGGGTGAAGTCCAGGGCGCGCTCGGCGACGACATCTGA
- a CDS encoding MFS transporter encodes MTTLRLLRRRRFLPLFCTQLLNAFNDNLYKTAMVLFVVYAVYSDPETETVFSAIATGLFIGPFIVVSAIAGQLADMRDKAKIIRTVKLCEIGIMTIGAAGLFLAWQDTLVHSVAVPLMLFALFLAGLQSTFLGPIKYAILPQHLRKTEVLAGTGLVEAGTYVAILFGTIIAGWIPVEAAMVAIIMTALAGYAMSRQIPAAPALGEIEPIDWNILRSSIALIRSVRKDRVVWLATLSISVFWMVGAILFIQFPPLVKNVIHANKEVATLFIVMFSIGIAIGSVVINHLLKGEVSARHAPAGVVAMGFFLVLFYVFVRQWPTGLEGPFLTVPEFLTYPLAWVLLVNLLMISVAGGIFVVPLYAFLTTRVAGNMASRTIAATNVISSSYMVFGSVLALVMTYLGISIAEQLLASVALCLITCWMARKLHAEEHLPSIHLD; translated from the coding sequence ATGACGACGTTGAGATTGCTGCGACGGCGGCGCTTTCTGCCGCTGTTCTGCACACAGCTGCTCAACGCTTTCAACGACAATCTCTACAAGACCGCGATGGTCCTGTTCGTGGTGTACGCCGTGTACAGCGACCCCGAGACGGAAACCGTGTTCAGCGCGATCGCGACCGGGCTGTTCATCGGGCCGTTCATCGTGGTGTCGGCGATCGCCGGCCAGCTCGCGGACATGCGCGACAAGGCCAAGATCATCCGCACGGTCAAGCTGTGCGAGATCGGCATTATGACCATTGGCGCAGCGGGGCTTTTCCTGGCCTGGCAGGATACGCTGGTGCACAGCGTGGCGGTGCCCCTGATGCTGTTCGCGCTGTTTCTGGCAGGGCTGCAATCGACCTTTCTCGGCCCGATCAAATACGCGATCCTGCCGCAGCATCTGCGCAAGACCGAGGTGCTGGCAGGCACCGGCCTGGTCGAGGCGGGTACCTATGTCGCGATCCTTTTCGGCACGATCATCGCAGGCTGGATTCCGGTGGAGGCCGCGATGGTGGCCATCATCATGACCGCGCTGGCCGGTTACGCGATGAGCCGCCAGATTCCGGCAGCCCCGGCGCTGGGCGAGATCGAACCGATCGACTGGAACATCCTGCGCTCTTCCATCGCGCTTATCCGCTCGGTCCGGAAAGACCGGGTCGTCTGGCTGGCCACGCTTTCGATCAGCGTGTTCTGGATGGTCGGGGCGATCCTGTTCATCCAGTTCCCCCCGCTGGTGAAGAACGTGATCCACGCCAACAAGGAAGTCGCGACGCTGTTCATCGTGATGTTCTCGATCGGGATCGCGATCGGATCGGTGGTGATCAATCACCTGCTGAAGGGCGAGGTTTCGGCCCGGCATGCCCCTGCAGGGGTGGTGGCGATGGGATTTTTCCTCGTCCTGTTCTACGTCTTCGTGCGCCAGTGGCCGACCGGCCTCGAAGGCCCGTTCCTGACCGTGCCCGAGTTTCTGACCTACCCGCTGGCGTGGGTTTTGCTGGTCAACCTGCTGATGATCTCGGTCGCCGGGGGCATCTTCGTAGTGCCGCTCTATGCCTTCCTGACCACCCGGGTGGCAGGGAACATGGCATCGCGCACCATCGCTGCGACCAATGTGATCAGTTCCAGCTACATGGTGTTCGGATCGGTGCTGGCGCTGGTCATGACCTATCTGGGCATATCGATCGCAGAACAGCTGCTTGCCAGCGTGGCGCTATGCCTGATTACCTGCTGGATGGCCCGCAAGCTCCACGCCGAGGAGCATCTGCCGAGCATCCACCTCGACTAG
- a CDS encoding bifunctional diguanylate cyclase/phosphodiesterase, translating into MGDKVDDLPRLDKAQRDVVMLGIATAAIILFVGIGGTVMPQVARHWLDNSVEPPDTALVNALLLNIALIIFGWRRYVDLRKEIEQRRKAEEEALHLSQIDPLTGCLNRRCATERLMEALDAMAETQQAVAFVMIDLDGFKEINDNNGHQAGDEVLLEVSRRLKAIAPSEGHCARLGGDEFAFIMPLENEDPHSLELWACEMTGNIARPIQTEMGALEVTISAGIAVHRPDQRIDNLEGAARKLMHRADLAMYHAKKEGRNRFCWFDLSMEAEARLRREMEAAIRAGLERGEFTPHYEQQIDLETGRLVGFEMLARWHSAELGEVSPDIFIPIAENCGLIGPLSEMLIRRALIDAQSWSPSLTLSINISPVQLRDPWLPQKLLKLLLGSDFPASRLDVEISEACLQENLAAVQTMIVSLKNLGVRVSLDDFGTGFATLTQLRTLPFDRVKIDRSFVGELRRVAQASPDLISDRAQQDHIVNALVSLGQGLQIPITAEGIEDASILETLRGMGEMKGQGYLYGKPEDAAAVVKRLSELDMLSESAKTAAAQPAPDPGQRKSA; encoded by the coding sequence ATGGGTGACAAGGTCGACGATCTGCCCCGCCTCGACAAGGCGCAGCGCGACGTGGTGATGCTGGGCATCGCCACGGCGGCCATCATCCTTTTCGTCGGCATCGGTGGCACGGTGATGCCGCAGGTCGCGCGGCACTGGCTCGATAACAGCGTCGAACCGCCCGATACCGCGCTGGTCAACGCCCTGCTGCTCAACATCGCGCTGATCATCTTCGGCTGGCGTCGCTATGTCGATCTGCGCAAGGAGATCGAACAGCGCCGGAAAGCAGAAGAAGAGGCGCTCCACCTTTCGCAGATCGATCCACTGACCGGCTGCCTCAACCGGCGCTGTGCGACCGAGAGGCTGATGGAAGCGCTCGATGCGATGGCGGAGACCCAACAGGCCGTGGCCTTCGTGATGATCGACCTCGACGGGTTCAAGGAGATCAACGACAATAACGGCCACCAGGCCGGCGACGAAGTGCTGCTGGAAGTGTCGCGCAGGCTCAAGGCGATCGCCCCGTCGGAAGGGCACTGTGCCCGCCTGGGGGGTGACGAATTCGCCTTCATCATGCCGCTCGAGAACGAAGACCCGCACAGTCTCGAACTTTGGGCGTGCGAGATGACAGGCAATATCGCGCGCCCCATCCAAACCGAAATGGGCGCGCTGGAGGTGACCATTTCGGCCGGCATCGCGGTGCACCGGCCGGACCAGCGGATCGACAATCTGGAAGGCGCGGCGCGCAAGCTCATGCATCGGGCCGACCTGGCGATGTACCACGCCAAGAAGGAAGGCCGGAACCGGTTCTGCTGGTTCGATCTGTCGATGGAGGCGGAGGCACGCCTGCGCCGCGAGATGGAGGCGGCGATTCGCGCCGGGCTGGAACGCGGCGAGTTCACCCCTCATTACGAACAGCAAATCGATCTGGAGACCGGCCGACTGGTCGGTTTCGAAATGCTCGCCCGCTGGCACTCGGCGGAACTCGGCGAAGTCAGCCCGGATATTTTCATTCCCATCGCGGAAAATTGCGGCCTGATCGGCCCGCTGTCCGAAATGCTGATCCGCCGCGCGCTGATCGACGCCCAGAGCTGGAGCCCCAGCCTGACCCTGTCGATCAATATCTCTCCGGTCCAGCTGCGCGATCCATGGCTGCCGCAGAAATTGCTGAAGCTGCTGCTGGGCAGCGACTTCCCCGCCAGCCGGCTGGACGTGGAGATTTCCGAAGCCTGCCTGCAGGAAAACCTCGCCGCGGTGCAGACGATGATCGTCAGCCTCAAGAATCTGGGCGTGCGCGTCAGCCTCGACGATTTCGGCACCGGCTTCGCCACCCTCACCCAGCTGCGCACCCTGCCCTTTGACCGGGTCAAGATCGACCGGAGTTTCGTCGGCGAGCTGCGCCGTGTCGCCCAGGCCTCGCCCGACCTCATCAGTGACCGCGCGCAGCAGGACCATATCGTCAACGCGCTGGTCTCGCTTGGTCAGGGCTTGCAGATCCCGATTACCGCAGAGGGGATCGAGGATGCCTCGATCCTCGAAACGCTGCGCGGGATGGGCGAGATGAAGGGCCAGGGCTATCTCTACGGCAAGCCGGAGGATGCGGCAGCCGTGGTCAAACGCCTGAGCGAGCTGGACATGCTGTCCGAGAGTGCGAAAACCGCAGCCGCGCAACCCGCGCCCGACCCCGGCCAGCGCAAAAGCGCCTGA
- the pgsA gene encoding CDP-diacylglycerol--glycerol-3-phosphate 3-phosphatidyltransferase: MLTLPNLLTLSRILAVPLLVLFLWWPDWQLGYALGFVLYCAAAITDYFDGMLARSQGTVSKLGQFLDPIADKIMVAAVILILTAKGGLTGPIVGDAHVIAGLIILMREIIVSGLREFLGGIQVSVPVSKLAKWKTTLQLIALGTLILAGVFHEIEPIRWAGLGALWVAAVLTCVTGYDYLRIGLRHMDT; encoded by the coding sequence ATGCTGACACTTCCGAACCTGCTCACCCTGTCACGGATTCTCGCCGTGCCGTTGCTCGTCCTGTTCCTGTGGTGGCCGGACTGGCAACTCGGGTATGCGCTGGGCTTCGTGCTGTACTGCGCGGCGGCGATAACCGATTATTTCGATGGCATGCTCGCGCGTTCGCAGGGGACCGTGTCCAAGCTGGGCCAGTTTCTGGACCCGATCGCGGACAAGATCATGGTTGCGGCTGTGATCCTGATCCTGACCGCCAAGGGCGGGCTTACCGGGCCGATCGTCGGCGATGCCCACGTCATCGCCGGGCTGATCATCCTGATGCGCGAGATTATCGTGTCGGGTCTGCGCGAATTTCTCGGCGGAATTCAGGTCTCGGTCCCGGTCAGCAAGCTCGCCAAGTGGAAGACCACTCTGCAACTGATCGCGCTGGGCACGCTGATTCTGGCCGGCGTGTTCCACGAGATCGAGCCGATCCGGTGGGCCGGGCTGGGCGCCCTGTGGGTCGCCGCAGTCCTGACTTGCGTGACCGGCTACGATTACCTGCGTATCGGCCTGCGCCACATGGACACCTGA
- a CDS encoding division plane positioning ATPase MipZ, whose product MTAMWKRAHSGDAGSSPFDPSRLDGEAAGNIVADIAARPRLHPHVITFANEKGGVGKSTLAFHVAVALAHKGQKVIAIDLDRRQRTLERGLTYRQGTATNLGIALPSPIFSVLDHPSTAVLYQTINRLNAYAHFVILDAAGADSPIFRRAVAMADTLVTPVNASFLDLELLGHLNPVTGVPERAGCFGQTVASLREERLAREMGPIEWVVVKNRVRSAEKRHIGRVDEALEKLAIAHDFRIGQGLTERVAFRELFQFGLTHLDLGLIPEMIRPQQSSRQEIASLLDDLNLSFGKWERATAAAKPAARVLRRARQDFRAAISNAL is encoded by the coding sequence ATGACGGCGATGTGGAAGCGCGCTCATTCAGGCGACGCAGGATCGAGCCCTTTCGATCCTTCGCGGCTCGATGGCGAGGCCGCTGGGAACATCGTCGCCGACATCGCCGCCCGACCGCGTCTGCACCCACACGTCATCACCTTCGCCAACGAGAAGGGCGGCGTTGGCAAATCGACCCTCGCGTTTCACGTCGCTGTCGCGCTCGCCCATAAAGGCCAGAAGGTCATCGCGATCGATCTCGATCGTCGCCAGCGCACTCTGGAGCGCGGTCTGACCTATCGTCAGGGCACTGCTACGAATCTCGGCATCGCACTTCCCTCACCGATTTTTTCGGTGCTCGACCACCCGAGCACGGCTGTGCTCTACCAGACGATCAATCGCCTGAATGCCTATGCCCATTTCGTCATTCTCGACGCTGCGGGTGCGGACTCGCCCATCTTCCGCCGCGCGGTTGCGATGGCCGATACCTTGGTCACCCCGGTCAATGCCTCGTTCCTCGATCTCGAACTGCTCGGCCATCTCAACCCGGTCACCGGCGTGCCGGAACGAGCGGGCTGCTTCGGCCAGACGGTCGCCTCGCTACGCGAAGAGCGGCTCGCCCGGGAAATGGGCCCGATCGAGTGGGTCGTGGTCAAAAATCGCGTCCGCAGCGCTGAAAAGCGCCATATCGGCAGGGTCGACGAGGCGCTGGAAAAGCTTGCGATCGCGCATGATTTCCGGATCGGGCAGGGCCTCACCGAAAGGGTGGCGTTTCGTGAACTGTTCCAGTTCGGCCTGACCCATCTCGACCTCGGGCTGATCCCCGAGATGATCCGGCCACAGCAATCCAGCCGCCAGGAGATCGCGAGCCTGCTCGACGACCTCAACCTGTCCTTCGGCAAGTGGGAGCGCGCAACCGCTGCTGCCAAGCCCGCAGCACGGGTGCTTCGTCGGGCGCGGCAGGATTTTCGCGCCGCGATCAGCAACGCGCTATAG
- a CDS encoding EVE domain-containing protein, with product MKSEPDVYGWDDLEKEGTGVWDGVRSHQAKNNLAAMEVGDQAFFYHSNIGREIVGIVEIVEAHMTDPTDDTGKWAAVRVKPKTKLPSVVTLKHVKAEPQLAEMQLVKLSRLSVAEVMPDEWSIILEMAGV from the coding sequence ATGAAATCGGAACCCGACGTTTACGGGTGGGACGATCTGGAAAAGGAAGGCACCGGCGTGTGGGACGGTGTCCGCAGCCATCAGGCCAAGAACAACCTTGCTGCAATGGAGGTGGGCGACCAGGCCTTCTTCTACCACTCCAATATCGGGCGCGAGATCGTCGGCATCGTCGAGATCGTCGAGGCTCACATGACCGATCCGACCGACGATACGGGCAAGTGGGCTGCGGTGCGGGTAAAGCCCAAGACCAAGCTGCCCAGTGTGGTGACGCTCAAGCACGTGAAGGCGGAGCCCCAACTGGCCGAAATGCAGCTGGTCAAGCTGTCGCGCCTGTCCGTGGCCGAGGTGATGCCCGACGAGTGGTCGATCATCCTCGAAATGGCGGGTGTCTGA
- a CDS encoding diguanylate cyclase, with translation MATNPAIEANEPAETLLQRIGLLRPRLPRAVIEPAEKPVAPARADPRARRRLLNDIRSFLIDHDLDVTPATLLAAHEACSGLNPRLARSIEWRREQGEAITQHLLEELTADDPGKKSIEDLAKDMERGIDELSRASKSMRRATSDYGDELERRVDDLQGPFDPEQLISTLSDFAEAMLARSRQTEEELKANERETAKLRKNLDRARRDAQVDYLTGLPNRRAFEEVFKSCYRDAQRTREPLCVAFCDIDRFKAVNDSHGHEAGDRIIREIADALSSLCLEDCYIARHGGEEFVLLFKGLELPDARALLDEAREALAARRMINRRTDKPFGMITFSGGLADVLQYDDPREALAAADEALYLAKEGGRNQIRLAGEKLRAV, from the coding sequence ATGGCGACGAACCCCGCAATCGAGGCGAACGAACCGGCAGAAACCTTGCTGCAGCGAATCGGGCTGCTGCGCCCACGCTTGCCGCGTGCTGTGATAGAGCCTGCCGAAAAGCCGGTGGCTCCGGCGCGAGCCGACCCCCGCGCACGTCGTCGGTTGCTCAACGATATTCGCAGCTTCCTCATCGACCACGATCTCGATGTGACCCCCGCCACCCTGCTCGCCGCGCACGAGGCGTGTTCGGGCCTCAATCCGCGACTGGCGCGCAGTATCGAGTGGCGCCGCGAACAGGGCGAAGCAATCACGCAGCACTTGCTGGAAGAGCTGACCGCCGACGATCCGGGGAAGAAATCGATCGAGGATCTGGCGAAGGACATGGAGCGCGGGATCGACGAACTCTCGCGCGCGTCCAAATCAATGCGGCGGGCGACCTCCGACTATGGCGACGAGCTGGAACGGCGGGTCGACGATCTGCAGGGGCCGTTCGACCCGGAACAGCTTATCTCCACCCTTTCCGACTTTGCTGAAGCGATGCTCGCCCGATCTCGCCAGACCGAGGAAGAGCTCAAGGCGAACGAGCGCGAGACCGCCAAGCTGCGCAAAAATCTCGACCGCGCGCGGCGCGATGCGCAGGTCGATTACCTCACCGGGCTGCCCAACAGGAGAGCGTTCGAAGAGGTGTTCAAGAGCTGTTATCGCGACGCGCAGCGCACGCGCGAGCCGCTCTGCGTGGCCTTCTGCGACATCGACCGGTTCAAGGCGGTCAACGATTCGCACGGCCACGAGGCCGGTGACCGGATCATTCGCGAGATTGCGGATGCGCTGTCCAGCCTATGTCTCGAGGATTGCTACATCGCGCGCCACGGGGGCGAGGAATTCGTACTCCTGTTCAAAGGCTTGGAATTGCCCGACGCTCGTGCGCTGCTCGATGAAGCGCGCGAAGCGCTCGCAGCGCGACGGATGATAAACCGCCGGACGGACAAACCCTTCGGGATGATCACCTTCTCGGGCGGCCTTGCCGATGTGCTGCAGTACGACGATCCGCGAGAGGCGCTCGCCGCTGCGGACGAGGCGCTTTATCTCGCGAAAGAGGGGGGGCGCAACCAGATCCGCCTCGCAGGCGAGAAGCTCCGCGCTGTCTAG
- a CDS encoding MiaB/RimO family radical SAM methylthiotransferase, with translation MSETRVISLGCRLNHAESERIAALVEAQPDLVVVNSCSVTREAVRHTRQAIRRARKAHPAARLLVTGCAAETEREALGAMDEVDGFVANQAKLDARSWNVPEPRVALRQQGTRAFIGVQNGCDHACTFCSIPAGRGTSRSDDIATVLRAVEARLIEGTQEVVLTGVDLTSWGHDLPGEPRLGTLVAAILAEFPQLPRLRLSSVDGIEIDEALFDLIAGEPRVMPHLHLSLQHGSDLILKRMKRRHLRGDAVDLVARLKARRPEIAIGADLIAGFPTETDAHHADNLSIVAECGIVHGHIFPYSPRAGTPAARMPQVDVATIKARAAELRTAVRRTRDGWLASLIGQRHTVLAEKDGSGYTPHFARVALPEGTAPGTIAPITPTRIIEGMLA, from the coding sequence TTGAGCGAAACCCGGGTCATATCGCTCGGCTGCCGCCTCAACCATGCCGAGAGCGAGCGGATCGCCGCGCTGGTGGAGGCGCAGCCCGATCTGGTGGTGGTCAATTCCTGCTCGGTCACGCGCGAGGCGGTGCGCCATACGCGGCAGGCGATCCGGCGTGCGCGCAAGGCGCATCCGGCAGCGCGCCTGCTGGTGACCGGTTGCGCCGCGGAGACCGAGCGCGAGGCGCTGGGCGCGATGGACGAGGTCGACGGGTTCGTCGCCAATCAAGCCAAGCTCGATGCGCGCAGCTGGAACGTCCCCGAGCCGCGCGTGGCGCTGCGCCAGCAGGGCACCCGCGCCTTCATCGGCGTGCAGAACGGCTGCGACCATGCCTGCACCTTCTGCAGTATACCGGCCGGGCGTGGAACCAGCCGGTCGGACGATATCGCCACCGTGTTGCGCGCAGTCGAAGCACGGCTGATCGAGGGCACGCAGGAAGTGGTGCTGACCGGGGTCGATCTGACCTCATGGGGCCACGATCTGCCGGGTGAGCCGCGACTCGGCACGCTGGTCGCTGCAATTCTGGCTGAATTCCCGCAATTGCCGCGCCTGCGCCTGTCCTCGGTCGACGGGATCGAGATCGACGAAGCGCTGTTCGATCTGATCGCGGGCGAGCCGCGGGTTATGCCGCACCTGCACCTCTCGCTCCAGCATGGCAGCGACCTGATCCTCAAGCGGATGAAGCGGCGGCACCTGCGCGGCGATGCGGTCGATCTGGTCGCGCGGCTGAAGGCGCGGCGGCCCGAGATCGCCATCGGCGCGGATCTGATCGCGGGCTTCCCGACCGAGACGGACGCGCATCATGCGGACAATCTCTCCATCGTCGCGGAGTGCGGGATCGTCCACGGACATATCTTTCCCTACTCACCGCGCGCGGGCACGCCTGCCGCGCGGATGCCGCAGGTCGACGTCGCCACGATCAAGGCGCGCGCTGCCGAATTGCGTACCGCCGTGCGGCGCACCCGCGATGGCTGGCTCGCCAGCCTGATCGGCCAGCGCCACACAGTGCTCGCCGAGAAGGACGGCAGCGGTTACACCCCGCACTTCGCGCGCGTCGCCTTGCCCGAAGGCACCGCGCCGGGCACCATCGCCCCCATTACCCCCACCCGGATCATCGAAGGGATGCTCGCATGA
- a CDS encoding thiamine pyrophosphate-dependent enzyme, producing the protein MADHKTPQAARLLVDCLAAQGCDRIFTVPGESFLPVLDALVDMPQINVTTCRQEGGAAFMACADGAMNAAGSGRPGVAFVTRGPGATNASIGVHVAMQDSQPMILFIGDVGRDMRDREGFQEIDFPAFFAPISKWSARIDRADRIPEYIARAYATAISGRPGPVVLALPEDMLYDATEALPRAAVTRPAQAPCPDAMQAMMALIGDAAAPLAIIGGAGWNAKSREYFQLFAERLGLPVATAFRRQDAISPSSPVYAGNLGYGPNPKLVERVKAADLLLVVGARLGEATTDGYRIPPLEDKERTLIHVHPDPAEIGSVYPTDLSICASMDEFAESAALWAGEDPLPFDAGAQAHKEWVEWATATPSDTYPLDLAACVQFMRDTLPTDTIICNGAGNFAGWWHRYWRYEGYPSQLAPTCGAMGYGVPAAVAAAQRFPERTVVAVAGDGDFLMNGQELASAAQAGCDIMVIVVDNSGYGTIRMHQEREFPERISATHLANPDFAAFAASFGAWSATAATTGEFEDALIEAKGRRGLRLIHAKIDIEQLAASGATVSGLRAKA; encoded by the coding sequence ATGGCTGACCACAAAACTCCGCAGGCTGCGCGCCTGCTCGTCGATTGCCTTGCTGCGCAGGGTTGCGATCGCATCTTCACCGTCCCGGGCGAGAGCTTTCTCCCGGTGCTCGACGCGCTGGTCGACATGCCGCAGATCAATGTGACGACCTGCCGGCAGGAAGGCGGCGCCGCGTTCATGGCCTGTGCCGACGGCGCGATGAATGCTGCGGGATCGGGGCGGCCCGGAGTTGCCTTCGTCACCCGCGGGCCAGGCGCGACCAATGCCAGCATCGGGGTGCATGTCGCCATGCAGGACAGCCAGCCGATGATCCTGTTCATCGGCGACGTCGGGCGCGACATGCGCGATCGCGAGGGCTTTCAGGAGATCGACTTCCCGGCATTTTTCGCGCCGATCTCCAAGTGGAGCGCGCGGATCGACCGGGCGGACCGGATTCCCGAATATATTGCGCGTGCCTATGCCACCGCGATCTCCGGGCGGCCCGGCCCGGTGGTGCTCGCCCTGCCCGAAGACATGCTTTACGACGCGACTGAAGCGCTTCCCCGGGCGGCTGTGACGCGGCCTGCACAGGCCCCCTGCCCCGATGCGATGCAGGCGATGATGGCGCTGATCGGCGATGCCGCCGCGCCGCTCGCGATCATCGGCGGGGCGGGCTGGAATGCAAAATCCCGCGAGTATTTCCAGCTGTTTGCCGAGCGGCTGGGCCTGCCGGTGGCGACGGCGTTCCGGCGGCAGGATGCGATTTCGCCGTCCTCTCCGGTCTATGCGGGGAACCTCGGCTATGGCCCGAACCCCAAGCTGGTCGAGCGAGTCAAGGCGGCGGATCTGCTGCTGGTGGTCGGTGCGCGGCTGGGCGAGGCAACCACCGACGGCTACCGGATACCGCCGCTGGAGGACAAGGAGCGCACGCTGATCCACGTCCATCCCGACCCCGCGGAAATCGGCAGCGTCTACCCCACCGACCTCTCGATCTGCGCCAGCATGGACGAATTCGCAGAGAGCGCGGCGCTATGGGCGGGCGAGGATCCGCTGCCATTCGACGCGGGTGCACAAGCGCACAAAGAGTGGGTCGAGTGGGCCACAGCGACACCGAGCGACACCTACCCGCTCGACCTCGCGGCCTGCGTGCAGTTCATGCGCGATACGCTGCCCACCGATACGATCATCTGCAACGGCGCGGGCAATTTCGCCGGCTGGTGGCATCGCTACTGGCGTTACGAAGGCTATCCCAGCCAACTCGCGCCGACCTGTGGCGCGATGGGGTATGGCGTGCCCGCGGCGGTCGCGGCGGCGCAGCGTTTTCCGGAGCGGACCGTGGTCGCCGTGGCGGGCGATGGCGATTTCCTGATGAACGGACAGGAACTCGCGAGCGCGGCGCAGGCGGGCTGCGACATCATGGTGATCGTGGTCGATAATAGCGGCTACGGCACGATCCGGATGCATCAGGAACGCGAGTTTCCCGAACGGATTTCGGCCACCCACCTGGCCAATCCAGACTTTGCAGCCTTCGCCGCAAGTTTCGGTGCCTGGAGCGCGACTGCCGCCACGACCGGGGAATTCGAGGATGCCCTGATCGAGGCGAAGGGACGCAGGGGATTGCGGCTGATCCACGCCAAGATCGACATCGAACAGCTCGCCGCAAGTGGCGCGACCGTCAGCGGTCTGCGCGCAAAGGCCTGA